DNA from Rubripirellula lacrimiformis:
CCTGTTCCTCCGCGAACTCTCGACGCACACGATCCTCAGCCCGCAAAGCGGTCTTGTCGGTGATGGCGCCGTTGCTTTGAAGTTGGGTGATCTCCCGCAGCTTGGCGTTGAGCACTTCCGCTGGGGTGCGTAGCGAATCGGCAAGTGCCTTACCGTCAGCCTTCAACTGGTCGAGTTGGTCAGCAAGGTTCTCTCGGGCAGTTCCTCTCGCCGTGTCGGCGGTGTCTTTGCCGATCAATCCATTCTGTTGATCAGACCCGATTTGCTTCATCACGCGATCGAAGATGTCTTTGGGGGATACGCCTGCGGCAGCCAGCTGGTCACCCTTCTTCATGACCGAGTCGACTCGATTCTTTGCCGCGTCTTTCTCGGCCTGCTGGGCATCCTCAATTGCCTTCTTCTTCGCCTTCAAAACCTCAATCTGTTTGATTTGCACATCGGTGAGGCCTTCATCGGCAAGCCGCTTTCTGTTGGCCGCGTCTTCGCCATTCTCAAGCGCGAAGATCTCAAGTTCGATCGCTTTAATCTTGTCGGTAATGACGGCAGCATCCTTCTCGTGGGCGCTCTGTCCCTGCTGCTTGCCAGGCGCCCCGCCAGCTGCGCCACCGGTCCCACTCGCTTCCTCGACCTTGTTTCGTTCTTTCGATAGGGCAAGCGATTGCCGAAGGACGGCCAATTCCTGCTTTGCTGCGTCCGCTCGACCACTCACGTCGAAGTTGTTCGCGGCGCCCGCAAGCTCTCCCACTAGCGTGCCGATCTCCCGCGCTGCTTGGATCGGGTTGACGATTGCCATCGCGATCGCCTTAGTCGCTTTCCAAGCCGTCTCTACCAGCGAAGTAAAGAACCGCTTACCGGTTGCCCACGCTTCGCTCCAGAGCCACTTGAAAGCGTCCATGGCGCCCTCGACGCCAGTCCAGAATGCAGCCCGCACTCCCAACCAAAGTGCCTGGGCGGCAGTCGCAAAGTCTCCTGAACTCATCGCATCGCGGATAACAGAGAACGTGTCTGAAACGACGCTCACCAATCCGCCAACGGTCGTCTTCACGATGTCCCAAGCTCTGGCTAGATCCATTCCCGCGACTGCTGCATAGCCAGCGACTCCAACGAGCGAACCGATAACGGCCACCGCCGCAGCGCCAGCAGCAACGAACGGAAGGATGGGACCAGTGATCACGGCCCAAGCGGAGCCAACAACGCCTGCGGCTGCCGTCCAAGCTGATCCCACCAGACCCGCCATAGCAGCCGCTAACGTGCTTGGAGCGGAAAGGGCTGTCAGCACTGCCCCGACCGATCCCCACGCCGCAACGGCGATACCAGCGAACGCTGGGCTGATTCCGTAGGCAGCATTCACCAACGCAATGCCCGCTGCCATCCCCGCCGATGTCCCTTGAGCTACAGCGAAGGCGCCAGCGGTTGCGAGCGTGACGGCTTTCACTGCCGTGGTGACTGCGGCAACGCCTTTGAGAATCCCTGACACCGCAGCGAAGGCGGTTCCAACCGTTCCGATTCCAGCCGCGACCAATTGCGAGGTGACACCCAGGGCGATCATCGCCGCACCGGTACCAACCATTCCAACCGTGGTTGCCGCAACGGCAGCGACCAACGACTTGTTCGCTTCGATCCACGCCGTGAAGCCACCCAGCGATGCGGTCAGAGAATCCGTCACCGATTGCAGTGAACCACCGAACGATTCGCCAATAGCGATGACGGCGCCTTCCGCAGCCGATGCGATCTTGCGGAACGATCCGCCAAGCCCAGCGTCCATCCTTTCAGCGGTGGTGCCTGCGATGCCCTCGGCTTCTTGGATGGCGGTCAGCAGTGCCTTGGTGGATGTCGTCGCTTGGCCTAACGCGCCAGCAGCCGTGATTCCCAACAGACCGAACGCTTCGTTGAACTTTGATGCCCGCGCTGCGGTGCCGAGTCCGTTGGTCGCCTGAGCAACTTCTCCCAGCGTATCGATCAGCGGTCGAGCGTTCCCGGCTGCGTCGATGAACTCCACGCCGAAGATGCGTTTCATCTTCTCGGCTTCGGCACCGGTGAGCGTCAGAAGTCGCCGAATCGCGGTACCTGCCGAGCTACCCTGGATGCCCACGTTTCCGAGCGTTCCCAGGATGGCGAGCGTTTCCTCTAGCGAGAGCCCGAACGCCTTCGCCTCGGGGCCCGCGTAGCTAAGTGCCTCCCCCAACGATTCGACGCTGTTGAACGACTTGTTGGCTGCTGCGGTAAGCCCGTCAGAAACACGCGCCGCGTCACCGGCTTCCAATCCGTATTGGCGAATTGTCGCCGCCAGGATTCCAGCTGATTGCGCCGCTTCCGTGCCTGTAGCGCGAGAAAGGTTCAGAACCGCGCCGGTCATTTCGTTGATCTGCGAAGGATCGAAGCCAGCACGCCCCAACTCGCTCATCAGCATTGCAACGTCAACGGCTGTGAAGCTGGTCGTTCGCCCCAACTCCTTTGCCGTGTTCGTCAGCATCGACAACTGCTTTTCGGACGCTTGGCTAATCGCTCCGACGCTTCGCATGGCATCGTCGAAGTTCGCCAGCTTGCCCGCAGCAAATGCGAACGGTGCCCCCAGCGTAAGACCCAAGCCACTGATGATCCCGCCCAGCGCGGTGACCCGGCGCCCCATCTTGTCCAAATCGGACTGAACACCCTTGGCACCTTCGGCGATCCGGTTTCGGATACCGATCTCGACGTAGCCTTCGCCCGCCTTGATCTTTGATTTTGCCATTTAGCTACCGACTACGTTCGCCCACGGGGAAAGAATGTTGCCGGCATCCGCTTCCGCTTGAAGCGAGGGCGCGGCATTGGGGTGGGGAGCAATCTTGACTCTGCGTTTCCGAGTCTTCTTGCGGGACGAAACACGCCGACTGCGGCGCTGTTTTGCCCACGTTTTCCCGTCCCAACTCTCCTCTGGTATCGTGACAACGCCGCCCAACTCCAAGAGTCCAGGCAAGGCTTGGTCACTCGTCGACAACGACCGTTGGCCGTTCAGCTTGATCGACCCAACGACACCGGACTTGGTGCGCTCGTCATACGCGAAGAAAATGGCCTTTAGCGAGGCAACGGGATTCGTTGAATGAACGCTTGGCGATTGCCCAGGTTTACTAGCCTTCTTCCTGCGGCGAAGTCCCGAACGCATCCGCCGGCGAACGTAGGCAAGTGATTTGCTGAGCGCTCGGCGGGTCTCTCGATCGATAGCGTCGTTGATCTTCTGACGATCAAAGAACGCTTTCTTCATCTTGAAGGTTGGCGTGATCATGCTTGTTCCTTCATCAGTCGATCGTACTCGGCGCCCGGATCATCCAACTGATGGATAGGCTCGGGGCGTTCCCGTAACGGGTGGAAGTGATCGCGTTGGTAGCTTCCCGTCGTGTGGATCGTTGCCATCAGCGCCATCAGGTCGGCGGTGTGATCCCACTGGCACCGACGTTTCGCTTCGGCAGCTTTGACCAACTCACGAAGCGTTAGCGGCCAGGGGTCAACGCCAGCGATAGACGCTAGCTCGGCGACCCATTCCCAGCGCTCTCTTGAAACATCCGTTCCACTTCGTCCTCGGCTTGGCTGATCAAGGAAGTAATCTGCCCACTGCTCTCCAAGTCCTGCATCCGTGTCTCGCCCGCTCGAATCGCCTTGATCGCAATCGTCGTCAGCATCGCGAACGCTTTCTGGCCGAGCTTCTGGTAAAAATCCGCGAGTTCTTCCAGGAACGCGACTCCAGCCTCCGTTGAGAAGCCATCGCCATAGAGTCGTTCCTCGAACTGGTCGACTGAGACTTCGATGGCTTTCGCCTGTTCTTCAACAAGCAAGAAGCAGAAAGCCAGTCTGTCAACCAGGCTCTCCATCACCTGCCGATGATGCTCGTGGTTGAACAGATCCAGACCGAGCGTTTGACGATGCTTTCGCACGCTTGCCAGGCTGAGCGCCAGGTTCCACTCGTGTCCCTGATTGTCCTTGAACGTTTTCATCGTCGCTTTCGCTGTTATTGGAATCTTGGCTCTCGGATGCGGGCGGTTGGGCGGCTCGACAGCGAGAGAGCATTTCGCTGTTGGCATAGACCGTGGTGGACGCCGAGCCTTTGCTCGAAAGTCCACACCACTCCCGCATCTCACCCTCGGGTAAGTGCGGGATCATTGCGGCCAGTTCGCCCCTTGTGATGGGCGTGGCCATTACGACGACGATCCGCTCAGCGGTGCGTAGTTGACAGCGTCACCGGATGCGTCGAAGGCATCAGCCTTGGCGAATGGGATGGTCACCACAACGCCGTCGTTGCCATTGGCAGGCTCGCTGAACTCGCCAAGCAGCACGGGGCATTCCCAGCCTTTGGCATCGTCGCTCGTGATCGGTCCGTTCAGGTGAGCAATCTCGATGATGCTGCCGGCGTCTCGCGCCGCTACCAAAGCATCCCAGACGGTATCAGCTCCGCGTTTCCGCACGTACTCAAATGATCCCGCGAACTTCTTGTAGCCGGGAATGTTTCCAGTTTCA
Protein-coding regions in this window:
- a CDS encoding phage tail tape measure protein → MAKSKIKAGEGYVEIGIRNRIAEGAKGVQSDLDKMGRRVTALGGIISGLGLTLGAPFAFAAGKLANFDDAMRSVGAISQASEKQLSMLTNTAKELGRTTSFTAVDVAMLMSELGRAGFDPSQINEMTGAVLNLSRATGTEAAQSAGILAATIRQYGLEAGDAARVSDGLTAAANKSFNSVESLGEALSYAGPEAKAFGLSLEETLAILGTLGNVGIQGSSAGTAIRRLLTLTGAEAEKMKRIFGVEFIDAAGNARPLIDTLGEVAQATNGLGTAARASKFNEAFGLLGITAAGALGQATTSTKALLTAIQEAEGIAGTTAERMDAGLGGSFRKIASAAEGAVIAIGESFGGSLQSVTDSLTASLGGFTAWIEANKSLVAAVAATTVGMVGTGAAMIALGVTSQLVAAGIGTVGTAFAAVSGILKGVAAVTTAVKAVTLATAGAFAVAQGTSAGMAAGIALVNAAYGISPAFAGIAVAAWGSVGAVLTALSAPSTLAAAMAGLVGSAWTAAAGVVGSAWAVITGPILPFVAAGAAAVAVIGSLVGVAGYAAVAGMDLARAWDIVKTTVGGLVSVVSDTFSVIRDAMSSGDFATAAQALWLGVRAAFWTGVEGAMDAFKWLWSEAWATGKRFFTSLVETAWKATKAIAMAIVNPIQAAREIGTLVGELAGAANNFDVSGRADAAKQELAVLRQSLALSKERNKVEEASGTGGAAGGAPGKQQGQSAHEKDAAVITDKIKAIELEIFALENGEDAANRKRLADEGLTDVQIKQIEVLKAKKKAIEDAQQAEKDAAKNRVDSVMKKGDQLAAAGVSPKDIFDRVMKQIGSDQQNGLIGKDTADTARGTARENLADQLDQLKADGKALADSLRTPAEVLNAKLREITQLQSNGAITDKTALRAEDRVRREFAEEQERSAKTASDVNTGLDQERSRTGPTSTFSAAAASIIGAGNGSENEAMKLRRETAANTATIARQSKKNNVARFA